A window of the Lactuca sativa cultivar Salinas chromosome 5, Lsat_Salinas_v11, whole genome shotgun sequence genome harbors these coding sequences:
- the LOC128134101 gene encoding uncharacterized protein LOC128134101, whose protein sequence is MEFLKSFDSDDDVEFVETFFNVVQHIHDEESSNAARTRAVVNRDRQAAHDLLVRDYFADNCLYNDDSFERRFRLNKAIFLRISNALESRYDFFKQKPDARGRMGFSSIQKCAAVLRYLGYDVAFDASDEYLKVSERTAVECVDWFSACVYEVFHEEYLRKPTQRDIERLYSAHEERRGFPACLIV, encoded by the coding sequence ATggaatttttaaaaagttttgacTCGGATGACGACGTAGAATTCGTCGAGACATTCTTcaatgttgtgcaacacattcacGACGAAGAAAGTTCAAATGCAGCGCGTACAAGGGCGGTCGTCAATCGTGATCGCCAAGCCGCACACGACTTATTGGTACGTGATTACTTTGCCGATAATTGTCTTTATAATGACGACTCGTTCGAACGTCGTTTCCGTCTGAATAAGGCTATATTTTTACGTATTAGTAATGCTTTAGAATCTCGTTatgattttttcaaacaaaaacccgACGCTAGAGGAAGAATGGGTTTTAGTAGTATACAAAAATGTGCGGCTGTTCTTAGGTATTTGGGATACGATGTAGCATTTGATGCATCTGACGAATACTTGAAAGTATCCGAGAGGACCGCAGTTGAATGTGTAGATTGGTTTTCTGCATGTGTTTATGAGGTTTTTCACGAAGAATATTTGCGTAAACCTACTCAACGTGATATTGAGAGATTATATTCGGCTCATGAAGAGAGGCGTGGATTTCCTGCATGCTTGATAGTCTAG